The Paramisgurnus dabryanus chromosome 1, PD_genome_1.1, whole genome shotgun sequence genome includes a window with the following:
- the LOC141282289 gene encoding zinc finger MYM-type protein 1-like, whose product MTEKRKTDIRSFFSAPKRQAKNTESTEGQGNQGQSGLESQESDCPETARVEEGSEPGRETEKAAQGDSIASTSTGDMSTVYSSDLSDCTKPYQPHPQCIEKQILTNKSLAFQEKWYQDFPWLHYSPSVRGVLCFYCSKGVSNQHPLGHRTDAAFISTGFRNWKKAIEKCTAHQTSQAHRHYVTVSAYQSNPISAQLSSAWGKQQEVARHCLKKIVSSVRHVARQGQSLRGHTDESGNLYQLLKLRAEEDDPVLLKWLTDRNIAYTSPKSQNEILKIMANTIIRGIASEIRSPALVQFSVVVDGTQDISGVEQESVCLRYVDHDLVPHEEFIGLYSLSETTGQGIAKMVTDVLLRLNLPMSALRGQSYDGASNMAGKYSGAQAIVKEQQPLALYVHCGAHCVSLIIQAGCSASPMIRDCLSWVHQLGILFSQSGKFKRMFENIVTSENVPITTLKPLCPTRWTVRNSAIIAVLGQYERVLGSLEEMAKSTSRTASTASGLFEHFSKGKTVLGLTLASAVVGELECLNISLQKKTQTVSGMQAAVDCVRSSLQGKRNDKSYLELYEKATALVNSTESVDSIETANVRRFAGKAVDHYRAEFFKVLDCVEVQFGDRFNQDSLKTLQNLESILLTGVLTDSIVEYPELHRGSLSVQLPLFRQKYPCSSSGEAAEVLRGMPVEVRGLFDQVEVLVRILMVVPVSSCEAERSFSALRRLKTWLRATMGQDRLNSLLVCNVHKDRLDSLNINKICQEFVGPSDTRKNTFGTFV is encoded by the exons ATGACGGAGAAAAGAAAAACGGACATAAGATCATTTTTCAGTGCACCAAAACGCCAA GCAAAGAATACAGAAAGTACTGAGGGACAGGGAAACCAGGGACAGTCAGGTTTAGAATCTCAG GAGTCAGACTGTCCTGAGACAGCGAGAGTAGAGGAAGGGTCAGAACCagggagagagacagagaaagcaGCACAAGGAGACAGTATTGCCAGCACCAGCACAGGGGACATGAGCACAGTCTATAGTTCAGATCTCAGTGACTGCACAAAGCCATACCAACCACACCCCCAGTGTATCGAAAAACAAATACTTACAAACAAGTCATTGGCATTTCAAGAGAAATGGTACCAAGACTTTCCATGGCTACATTACAGTCCATCAGTAAGAGGGGTCTTGTGTTTTTACTGCAGCAAAGGTGTTTCTAATCAGCACCCTTTAGGTCATAGAACTGATGCAGCTTTCATTAGTACAGGCTTTAGAAATTGGAAAAAAGCCATTGAAAAATGTACAGCACACCAGACCTCCCAAGCCCACCGACATTATGTGACTGTGAGTGCATATCAGTCAAACCCAATCAGTGCCCAGTTATCCAGTGCATGGGGTAAACAGCAGGAGGTGGCAAGACATTGCTTGAAGAAAATTGTTAGCTCTGTACGGCATGTCGCCAGGCAGGGACAATCTTTAAGAGGCCATACTGATGAAAGTGGGAATCTGTATCAGCTCCTCAAACTTAGGGCAGAAGAGGATGATCCCGTTTTATTGAAATGGTTAACAGATCGGAACATTGCATACACAAGCCCTAAATCACAGAATGAAATCCTGAAAATTATGGCCAATACAATTATCCGAGGCATTGCAAGTGAGATTAGGTCTCCAGCCCTTGTTCAGTTTTCTGTAGTAGTTGATGGTACCCAGGATATTTCTGGTGTTGAGCAGGAAAGTGTCTGTCTGCGCTATGTGGACCATGACCTTGTTCCACATGAGGAATTTATTGGATTATACAGTTTATCAGAGACAACAGGCCAGGGCATTGCCAAGATGGTAACTGATGTGCTGTTGAGGCTTAATCTGCCCATGTCTGCTTTACGTGGGCAGAGTTACGATGGCGCTTCAAACATGGCAGGAAAGTACAGCGGTGCACAGGCAATAGTGAAGGAACAGCAGCCATTAGCCCTCTATGTGCATTGCGGTGCCCACTGTGTCAGTCTAATCATACAGGCTGGCTGCTCAGCCTCCCCAATGATTCGGGACTGCCTTTCTTGGGTCCACCAGTTAGGCATCCTTTTTAGCCAGTCAGGAAAATTTAAGAGAATGTTTGAAAACATAGTTACCTCTGAAAATGTACCCATTACCACACTGAAACCCCTTTGTCCAACCAGGTGGACTGTGCGCAATTCTGCTATAATAGCTGTGCTAGGGCAATATGAGCGGGTACTTGGCAGCCTAGAGGAGATGGCAAAAAGTACATCTAGGACAGCTTCAACTGCCAGTGGTTTATTTGAGCACTTCAGCAAAGGTAAGACTGTGTTGGGCCTCACACTTGCTTCTGCTGTTGTTGGAGAGCTTGAGTGCCTAAACATTTCACTGCAGAAGAAGACCCAGACGGTCTCTGGTATGCAGGCTGCAGTAGATTGTGTCCGATCCTCTCTCCAGGGAAAGAGAAATGACAAGAGCTATCTTGAACTGTATGAGAAAGCTACAGCATTGGTTAACTCCACTGAATCAGTTGACTCTATTGAGACAGCAAATGTAAGGCGCTTTGCTGGCAAAGCAGTGGATCATTACAGGGCAGAGTTCTTTAAAGTATTGGATTGTGTGGAGGTTCAGTTTGGTGACCGTTTCAATCAAGACAGTCTAAAGACTCTTCAAAACTTAGAGAGTATCCTTTTGACCGGGGTGTTAACTGATTCAATAGTTGAGTATCCTGAGTTGCATAGAGGTTCTCTTTCAGTACAGTTGCCCCTCTTTCGCCAGAAATACCCCTGTAGCAGCAGTGGAGAGGCAGCAGAGGTCCTAAGGGGAATGCCAGTGGAGGTTCGGGGGTTGTTTGACCAAGTTGAGGTCCTGGTCAGAATTTTGATGGTGGTGCCAGTGTCCTCATGTGAAGCTGAGAGGAGCTTCAGTGCATTGCGTAGACTGAAGACGTGGCTAAGGGCTACAATGGGCCAAGACAGACTCAACAGTCTTTTAGTGTGCAATGTGCACAAAGACAGGCTGGACAGCCTTAACATAAACAAGATATGCCAAGAGTTTGTGGGGCCCAGTGATaccaggaaaaatacatttGGTACTTTTGTTTAG